In Saccharomyces eubayanus strain FM1318 chromosome XV, whole genome shotgun sequence, a single window of DNA contains:
- the SGT2 gene encoding Sgt2p: MSASKEEIASLIVNYFTSIVEKKEVSEDSADSLNVAMDCISEAFGFERDAVSSILNKSTFKGQSLNNLLSLGSKSPESGKKDDAQNVEVNIPEEDAETKAKAEDLKIQGNKAMANKEYELAISKYTEAIDVLPTNAIYYANRAAAHSSLKEYDEAIKDAESAISVDPSYFRGYSRLGFAKYAQGKPEEALEAYKKVLDIEGDNATDAMKRDYESAKKRVEQSLNLEKTTSEQPRDAGANAGQGAGAGGLPDLGSLLGGGLGGLMNNPQLMQAAQKMMSNPGAMQNIQNMMQDPSIRQMAEGFTSGGGTPNLSDLMKNPALRNMAGSLFGGADAPSTEDTPDSENKQ; encoded by the coding sequence ATGTCAGcctcaaaagaagaaattgcgTCCCTCATTGTAAACTACTTTACCTCCATtgtggaaaagaaagaagtcTCAGAAGACAGTGCTGATTCATTAAATGTCGCTATGGACTGTATCTCTGAAGCCTTTGGCTTCGAGAGAGACGCGGTATCAAGCATCTTAAACAAGTCCACATTCAAGGGCCAGAGTTTAAACAACCTACTAAGTTTAGGATCAAAATCCCCAGAATCGGGTAAAAAGGATGATGCTCAAAATGTCGAAGTTAACAttccagaagaagatgccGAAACCAAGGCCAAAGCTGAAGACTTGAAAATTCAAGGTAACAAAGCCATGGCTAACAAAGAATACGAACTTGCCATCAGCAAATATACTGAAGCCATCGACGTTTTACCAACAAATGCTATCTATTACGCCAACAGAGCAGCAGCCCattcatctttgaaagaatacGATGAAGCGATCAAAGACGCAGAATCTGCAATTTCTGTTGACCCATCTTACTTCAGAGGTTACTCTAGATTAGGTTTTGCCAAGTATGCACAAGGTAAGCCCGAAGAAGCCCTTGAAGCATATAAGAAGGTTCTTGACATTGAAGGCGATAACGCAACAGATGCCATGAAAAGGGATTATGAAAGTGCTAAGAAGAGGGTCGAACAATCTTTGAACTTGGAGAAAACCACTTCAGAACAACCAAGGGATGCTGGCGCCAATGCTGGTCAAGGTGCTGGTGCAGGCGGATTACCAGATCTAGGCTCTTTACTAGGTGGTGGTCTTGGTGGTTTGATGAACAACCCACAATTAATGCAAGCTGCACAAAAGATGATGAGCAATCCTGGTGCTAtgcaaaatattcaaaacatgATGCAAGATCCTAGTATCAGGCAAATGGCTGAAGGCTTTACTTCTGGTGGAGGAACTCCAAATTTGTCTGACTTGATGAAGAACCCTGCCCTTAGAAACATGGCGGGCAGTCTATTTGGTGGAGCGGATGCCCCATCTACCGAAGACACTCCAGACAGCGAAAACAAACAATAG
- the SLG1 gene encoding Slg1p: MRLNNKFSLLLALLPALSQASTYTLVDCFSSLPSDFSQDDTYAYQTSSYCYEQCNAKGASYFALYNHSECFCGSTNPSGSESTSTSCTAYCLGYGSEMCGGTDAYSVYRIGSDTSSDSVSSSDSDTQTSSSTTSSTTSSTTSSTTSQTSDSTQTTYSTSTSQSSSSTTSQSSQNANTLTTSSTSSQSQDATSVIYSTALHTEGGSTIFVTNTITKSAQNSGSATGTAASDSTSGKSTHKKANVGAIVGGVVGGVVGAVVIALGILLIVRHINMKREQDRMEKEYQEAIKPVEYPDKLYASSFSSNHGPSSGSVEEQHTNVPTDTNPFDDSRRISNGTFINGGPGGKNNVLTVVNPDEAD; encoded by the coding sequence ATGAGACTGAACAACAAATTCAGTTTGCTTTTGGCTTTATTGCCCGCCTTGTCGCAAGCAAGCACCTACACGTTGGTGGACTGTTTTAGCTCACTGCCTTCCGACTTTTCACAAGACGATACGTATGCCTACCAGACAAGTTCGTACTGCTATGAACAGTGCAATGCAAAGGGTGCAAGCTACTTTGCCCTTTACAATCATTCAGAGTGTTTTTGCGGCAGTACAAACCCTTCCGGTTCAGAATCTACATCGACTTCATGTACCGCATATTGTCTGGGCTACGGTAGCGAAATGTGTGGTGGTACAGACGCGTACTCTGTATACCGGATTGGATCCGATACAAGCAGTGATAGCGTAAGTAGTTCTGACTCTGATACTCAAACCAGTTCTTCCACAACGTCTTCCACGACATCTTCCACAACGTCTTCCACAACGTCACAAACATCTGACTCAACCCAAACAACATATTCTACTTCAACATCACAGAGCTCAAGTTCCACGACGTCACAAAGCTCACAAAATGCAAACACTTTGACGACGAGTAGTACTAGTTCCCAATCACAAGATGCTACTTCCGTAATATACTCAACCGCTCTCCACACTGAGGGTGGTTCTACAATATTTGTGACCAATACGATTACGAAAAGTGCTCAGAATTCAGGATCTGCCACCGGTACAGCAGCATCAGACTCGACGAGTGGAAAGAGTACACACAAGAAGGCCAATGTCGGGGCCATTGTTGGTGGTGTTGTCGGTGGTGTTGTTGGAGCCGTAGTAATTGCACTTGGTATTCTATTGATTGTTAGACATATCAACATGAAACGTGAACAAGATAGaatggaaaaagaataccaAGAGGCTATAAAACCAGTGGAATACCCAGATAAGCTATAtgcttcttccttttcgtccAATCATGGGCCTTCGTCCGGAAGTGTCGAAGAACAGCATACGAATGTTCCAACGGATACTAATCCGTTCGATGACTCAAGAAGAATAAGCAACGGAACATTTATAAATGGCGGACCGggaggaaaaaataatgttCTAACAGTGGTTAATCCAGATGAAGCTGATTGA
- the TIR4 gene encoding Tir4p, which yields MAFTKIALLAALAAFASAQTQAEIDELNVVLNDVKSNIADYILLSQDPTSGFSLANMPAGVLDIGFELASATDDSYTSLYSEVDFAAVATFLTMLPWYSSRLEPEIEALLASLSTSAVTSSVAATSSVVASSAVASSSAPTTSSAVVSSAASSSAAASSSAAASSSAAASSSAAASSSAAASSSAAASSSAAASSSAAASSSAAASSSVAASSSAAASSSAAASSSAAASSSAAASSSAAASSSAAASSSAAVLSSAQAANSTVASSSAKTSSAAKISSSVIAPFNSTTAAGSSTSSIVIASRNGTTVTETANTVVTKETTVCDYSSTSAAVPVTTTGYNNSTQPKVSTTTVCSTCKEGTSTATDYSTLKTTVTVCDSACQAKKSSTAIKVQSATTGIIEQTENGAAKAVIGMGAGALAAVAAMLL from the coding sequence ATGGCTTTCACTAAAATCGCTTTACTAGCAGCTCTCGCAGCTTTTGCTTCTGCCCAAACTCAAGCAGAAATCGACGAATTAAACGTTGTTTTGAACGATGTCAAAAGTAACATTGCTGACTACATATTGTTATCTCAAGATCCAACTTCTGGTTTCTCCTTGGCCAATATGCCAGCTGGTGTTTTGGACATTGGTTTCGAGTTGGCTTCTGCTACTGACGACTCCTACACCAGTTTATACTCAGAAGTTGACTTCGCTGCCGTCGCCACTTTCTTGACCATGTTGCCATGGTACTCCTCCAGATTGGAACCTGAGATTGAAGCCTTATTAGCAAGTCTTTCTACTTCTGCTGTCACTTCTTCCGTTGCTGCCACCTCATCTGTTGTGGCCTCTTCTGCTGTTGCCAGCTCTTCCGCTCCAACCACTTCATCTGCTGTTGTCTCTTCTGCCGCCAGctcttctgctgctgcttccTCATCTGCTGCTGCCAGCTCTTCTGCTGCCGCCAGctcttctgctgctgccagctcttctgctgctgccagctcttctgctgctgccagCTCCTCTGCTGCTGCCAGCTCCTCTGCTGCCGCTTCATcctctgctgctgcttccTCATCTGTTGCTGCTTCATCATCTGCTGCTGCCAGCTCATCTGCTGCCGCTTCATcctctgctgctgcttcctcatctgctgctgcttcaTCATCTGCTGCTGCCAGCTCATCTGCTGCCGCTTCATCCTCTGCCGCTGTTTTATCTTCAGCTCAAGCTGCCAACTCTACTGTTGCCAGCTCTTCTGCCAAGACTTCCTCCGCTGCCAAGATTTCCAGCTCAGTCATTGCTCCATTTAACTCTACTACCGCTGCTGGTTCTTCTACTTCCAGTATTGTTATCGCATCTAGAAACGGTACCACTGTTACTGAAACTGCTAACACTGTTGTCACCAAAGAAACTACCGTCTGCGACTACTCTTCCACCTCTGCTGCCGTTCCAGTTACCACAACTGGTTACAACAACTCTACTCAACCAAAGGTCTCAACTACCACTGTCTGCAGCACATGCAAGGAAGGTACCTCTACCGCAACCGATTATTCTACGCTAAAGACTACAGTTACCGTCTGTGACTCCGCTTGTCAAGCCAAGAAGTCTTCTACTGCTATCAAGGTACAATCCGCAACCACTGGTATCATTGAACAAACCGAAAATGGTGCTGCTAAGGCTGTCATTGGCATGGGTGCCGGTGCTTTGGCCGCCGTTGCTGCCATGTTGCTATAA
- the TIR2 gene encoding putative GPI-anchored mannoprotein has protein sequence MAYIKIALLAAVAAFASAQTEEEIDELNVILNDVKSNLAQYMSLAEDSSSGFSLSSLPSGVLDVGMALASATDDSYTSLYSEIDFGAVSSLLTMLPWYSSRLEPALESLLGTSTSAAASSTQAKTSSAAASSSAAASSSAAASSSAVVSSSAVASSSAAASSSAAASSSAAASSSAVVSSAASSSAAASSSAKASSAASSAKASTTASGSASAISQISDGQIQATNTVSQQTENGAAKAVIGMGAGVMAAAAMLL, from the coding sequence atggcTTACATTAAAATCGCTTTACTAGCTGCTGTCGCTGCTTTTGCTTCTGCCcaaactgaagaagaaattgacgAATTGAACGTTATTTTGAACGATGTCAAATCCAATTTGGCTCAATACATGAGTTTGGCTGAAGATTCATCTTCTGGTTTCTCTTTGTCCAGTTTGCCATCTGGTGTTTTGGACGTTGGTATGGCTCTGGCTTCTGCTACTGACGACTCCTACACCAGTTTATACTCTGAAATTGACTTCGGTGCCGTCTCCTCTTTGTTGACCATGTTGCCATGGTACTCTTCCAGATTGGAACCAGCTTTGGAATCCTTGTTAGGAACTTCAACCTCTGCTGCTGCCTCCTCTACTCAAGCTAAGACCTCTTCTGCTGCCGCTAGctcttctgctgctgcttccTCATCTGCTGCTGCCTCTTCATCTGCTGTTGTCAGCTCCTCTGCTGTTGCTTCTTCgtctgctgctgcttcttcgtctgctgctgcttcaTCATCTGCTGCCGCCTCTTCATCTGCTGTTGTCTCTTCTGCCGCCAGCTCTTCTGCCGCTGCTTCCTCTTCCGCCAAGGCTTCTTCCGCCGCTAGTTCCGCCAAGGCGTCTACTACTGCTTCCGGTTCTGCTTCCGCTATTTCCCAAATCTCTGACGGTCAAATCCAAGCTACTAATACCGTTTCTCAACAAACCGAAAATGGTGCTGCTAAGGCTGTCATTGGCATGGGTGCCGGTGTCATGGCTGCTGCCGCTATGTTATTATAA
- the AUS1 gene encoding ATP-binding cassette sterol transporter AUS1 produces the protein MSISKYFTPVANGSLTFNGANIQFGSDAQSDSRKTYDTEDSTPPSPNQLNDITFQAEAGEMVLVLGNPTSTLFKTLFHGKTSLSYSPQGSIKFKNNEFKSFSDKCPHQIIYNNEQDVHFPFLTVEQTIDFALSCKFDIPKGERDEIRNELLKEFGLSHVLKTIVGNDFFRGVSGGERKRISIIETFIANGSVYLWDNSTKGLDSATALDFLEILRKMAKATRSVNLVRISQASDKIVDKFDKILMLSDSYQLFYGTVDECLAYFHDTLGIEKDPNDCIIEYLTSILNFQFKNKNVGNLSNSSSSSVLKTAAKEVTKYTYNSDMDLYDQWKHSSYYNNIKQQIAESLIDDSIKGVDPSDISPIFNIPLKKQLSYCTKRAFQRSLGDKTYMTAQFISVVVQSLVIGSLFYEIPLTTIGSYSRGSLTFFSILFFTFLSLADMPIAFQRQPIVKKQSQLHFYTNWVETLSTTVFDYCFKFCLVVVFSIILYFLAHLQYKAARFFIFLLFLSFYNFCMVSLFSLTTLIAPTISVANLFAGILLLAIAMYASYVIYLNNMHPWFVWIAYLNPAMYAMEAILANELYNLKLDCSETIVPRGPTYDDVPFSHKACAWQGATLGNDYVRGRDYLRQGLSYTYNHVWRNFGIIIGFLVFLIACTLFASQYIKPYFNKDEIERSNGGLTRWIPFFNKKKCTSSSTSSGDRYDGMPKSHSVSSSSSSISALPYQVSPSSKEITLADYHDKGHMETVETQKHVISWRNINYTVGDKKLINNASGFISSGLTALMGESGAGKTTLLNVLSQRIESGVVTGEILIDGQPLTDEDSFKRSIGFVQQQDLHLDLLTVKESLEISCILRGDGDRTYLDTVSKLLKLPSDILVADLNPTQKKLLSIGVELVTKPSLLLFLDEPTSGLDAEAALTIVKFLKQLSLQGQAIFCTIHQPSKSVISHFDNIFLLKRGGECVFFGPMDDACGYFMSHDNALVYDKEHDNPADFIIDAVGNSNSSVEESGMTEGFTLNKEAKNWGTLWESSTEKKLVERETARLEDDARASGVDYTTSLWQQPSYLQQLTLITKRQYICTKRDLTYVMAKYSLNGGAGLFIGFSFWNIKHNIIGLQDSIFFCFMALCVSSPLINQIQDKALKTKQVYIAREARSNTYHWTVLLLSQCIIELPLALTSSALFFVCAFFCCGFNNAGWSAGVFFLNYMLFSAYYATLGLWLIYTAPNLQTAAVFVAFIYSFTASFCGVMQPYSLFPTFWKFMYRVSPYTYFVETFVSILLHDWEIKCDMSEMVPGQPMAGQTCGKFMEAFIEEYGGYLHNKNTFTVCAYCTYTVGDDFLKNENMSYNHVWRNFGIEWAFVGFNFFAMFAGYYLTYVARVWPKVGKFISKITPHKGKKSAQN, from the coding sequence ATGTCGATTTCAAAGTATTTTACCCCTGTTGCTAACGGGTCACTTACTTTCAATGGTgcaaatattcaatttggTTCTGATGCACAGAGTGACTCTCGAAAGACTTATGATACCGAAGATAGTACACCTCCTTCTCCCAATCAATTGAATGATATAACCTTTCAGGCAGAGGCTGGTGAAATGGTTTTGGTGTTGGGTAATCCCACATCTACTCTTTTTAAAACTTTATTTCATGGTAAAACAAGTTTATCGTACTCTCCCCAAGGCTCGattaaattcaaaaataacgaGTTCAAAAGCTTTTCCGATAAATGTCCTCACCAGATCATTTATAACAATGAACAAGATGTCcatttcccttttttgACAGTAGAACAGACAATCGATTTTGCCTTGAGCTGTAAGTTTGATATTCCAAAGGGTGAGCGTGATGAAATAAGAAATGAACTTCTAAAGGAATTTGGTCTATCTCATGTGTTAAAAACTATTGTCGGTAACGATTTTTTCCGTGGTGTTTCTGGTGGTGAACGAAAACGTATTTCTATTATTGAAACGTTCATTGCAAACGGTTCTGTTTACCTATGGGATAACTCTACGAAAGGTCTTGATTCTGCTACAGCTCTAGACTTTTTGGAGATTCTTagaaaaatggcaaaagCTACTCGTTCTGTTAACTTAGTCAGAATATCTCAGGCTAGTGATAAAattgttgataaatttgaTAAGATTCTTATGTTATCTGATTCCTATCAACTTTTTTATGGTACCGTTGACGAGTGTCTGGCTTATTTCCATGACACTTTAggtattgaaaaagatccAAATGACTGTATTATTGAGTACTTGACTTctattttgaattttcaatttaaaaACAAGAATGTCGGAAACCTATCAAACTCATCATCTTCTAGCGTTCTCAAGACTGCCGCAAAAGAAGTGACCAAGTATACATATAATTCTGATATGGATTTATATGACCAATGGAAACACTCTTCGTATTATAACAATATAAAACAACAGATTGCAGAGTCTCTAATTGATGACTCTATTAAAGGGGTCGATCCCTCTGATATTTCACCTATTTTTAATATTccattgaagaaacaattATCATATTGTACAAAGAGagcttttcaaagaagtttAGGTGATAAGACTTACATGACAGCACAATTCATTTCCGTCGTTGTTCAATCTTTGGTCATTGGTTCTTTGTTTTACGAGATTCCATTAACAACCATTGGTTCTTACTCAAGAGGTTCCTTAACCTTTTTCtccattcttttcttcacctttctttctcttgcaGATATGCCAATTGCCTTCCAAAGACAACCCATTGTCAAAAAGCAATCACAGCTTCACTTCTACACCAACTGGGTTGAAACTCTTTCAACCACAGTGTTCGATTattgtttcaaattctgTTTGGTTGTCGTATTCAGCATCATCCTATACTTCCTAGCTCACCTACAATACAAGGCCGcaagattttttattttcttacTGTTCCTTTCCTTTTATAATTTCTGCATGGTGTCACTGTTCTCTTTGACGACGTTAATTGCGCCGACCATTTCTGTCGCAAATTTGTTCGCTGGTATTTTGTTGTTAGCTATAGCAATGTATGCCTCTTACGTTATCTACTTAAACAACATGCATCCTTGGTTTGTGTGGATTGCCTACTTAAATCCTGCAATGTACGCCATGGAAGCTATACTAGCCAACGAACTTTACAATTTGAAACTGGATTGTAGTGAAACCATTGTTCCAAGAGGCCCCACTTATGATGACGTTCCATTTTCACATAAGGCCTGCGCTTGGCAAGGTGCAACCCTAGGTAATGATTATGTTAGAGGTCGTGATTATTTGAGACAAGGTTTATCCTACACATACAATCACGTGTGGAGAAACTttggtattattattggttTCTTGGTGTTCCTCATCGCCTGCACTCTATTTGCGTCCCAATACATTAAGCCTTATTTTAATAAGGACGAAATAGAGCGCTCTAACGGCGGGTTGACAAGGTGGATACCATTCTttaacaagaagaagtgtACAAGCTCTTCCACAAGCAGTGGTGACAGATACGATGGTATGCCAAAATCACACtctgtttcttcatcttcgtctaGTATCTCTGCTCTCCCATACCAGGTATCGCCTTCAAGTAAGGAAATAACATTAGCAGATTACCATGACAAAGGACACATGGAAACAGTAGAGACTCAGAAGCACGTTATTTCTTGGAGAAACATTAACTACACAGTTGGTGACAAGAAGCTCATCAACAATGCATCCGGTTTCATCAGTTCTGGTTTGACAGCCTTAATGGGTGAATCTGGTGCAGGTAAGACGACTTTATTGAATGTGTTATCACAAAGAATCGAATCTGGTGTCGTTACTGGTGAGATTTTGATTGATGGTCAACCACTGACAGATGAAGattcattcaaaagaagtATTGGTTTTGTTCAACAACAGGATTTACACCTGGATCTATTGACTGTGAAAGAATCATTGGAAATTTCCTGTATTTTGAGGGGTGATGGTGACAGAACTTACTTAGACACTGTTTCAAAATTACTAAAGTTACCGTCTGACATTTTGGTTGCCGATTTGAACCCCactcaaaagaaattgctgTCCATCGGTGTTGAGCTTGTTACTAAGCCTTCtcttttattgtttttagATGAACCAACTTCCGGGCTAGACGCTGAGGCTGCATTAACAAttgtgaaatttttgaaacagCTTTCATTACAAGGCCAAGCTATTTTCTGTACTATCCATCAACCCAGTAAAAGTGTCATCAGTCATTTCGAcaatattttcttattaaAGAGAGGAGGTGAGtgtgttttctttggaCCAATGGACGATGCTTGCGGATATTTCATGTCTCACGACAACGCATTAGTCTACGATAAAGAGCATGATAATCCCGCTGATTTCATTATTGACGCCGTGGGCAACAGCAACTCCTCGGTTGAGGAAAGCGGAATGACGGAAGGTTTCACGTTGAACAAGGAAGCTAAAAACTGGGGCACATTATGGGAGTCATCTACAGAGAAAAAGTTAGTTGAAAGAGAAACAGCTAGGTTGGAAGATGATGCTCGTGCCTCTGGTGTTGATTACACAACATCACTATGGCAACAGCCTTCATATTTACAGCAACTAACTCTCATTACGAAAAGACAATATATTTGCACCAAGAGAGATTTGACTTACGTTATGGCCAAATACAGTTTGAATGGTGGTGCCGGTTTGTTTATTGGTTTCTCATTTTGGAACATTAagcataatattattggTTTGCAGGATagtattttcttctgtttcatGGCTCTTTGTGTTTCATCTCCTTTGATCAATCAGATTCAAGACAAAgcattgaaaacaaagcaaGTCTACATTGCAAGAGAAGCTAGATCGAACACCTACCATTGGAccgttcttcttttatcgCAATGCATTATTGAATTACCACTGGCACTTACAAGTTCAGCATTATTTTTCGTTTGCGCATTCTTTTGCTGTGGGTTCAACAATGCTGGCTGGAGTGCtggtgttttctttttaaacTATATGCTTTTCTCTGCTTACTATGCAACCCTGGGTTTGTGGTTGATCTATACTGCTCCTAACCTGCAAACCGCTGCGGTTTTCGTTGCATTCATTTACAGTTTCACAGCATCATTTTGTGGTGTTATGCAACCGTACTCATTGTTCCCAACTTTCTGGAAGTTTATGTACAGAGTTTCACCATACACATATTTCGTTGAAACATTTGTTAGTATTCTATTACACGATTGGGAAATTAAGTGTGATATGAGTGAAATGGTTCCCGGACAACCTATGGCAGGGCAGACTTGTGGCAAATTCATGGAAGCCTTCATTGAAGAATATGGTGGTTACTTGCATAACAAAAACACCTTCACCGTCTGTGCTTACTGTACGTACACTGTTGGTGATGATTTcctgaaaaatgaaaacatgAGCTATAACCATGTTTGGAGAAACTTTGGTATCGAGTGGGCTTTTGTtggtttcaatttctttgcaaTGTTTGCTGGTTATTACTTAACTTACGTGGCAAGAGTATGGCCTAAAGTTGGCAAATTCATCTCTAAGATAACTCCacacaaaggaaaaaaatctgcACAAAACTAA
- the RTS1 gene encoding protein phosphatase 2A regulatory subunit RTS1, producing the protein MMRGFKQRLIKKTTGSSSSSNSKKKDKEKEKEKASTATSATKKPTSATSSTHGTTSSTGSKTTTDKGKVSGTAPAQGKHQGSSTPKAKTTATPTSSSSSSSRSSSVSRSGSTSTKKSSSRKGQDQTKQPQPQKQGPSSSSTSSSTTVISATPVLTVTKDDKRASGENHAHPTLLGAASAVPSSPTTSATGTVASPHVDNGNSNINNNSNTSSSNTADANHSSSQSIDIPRSSHSFERLPTPTKLNPDTDLELIKTPQRHSSSRFEPSRYTPLTKLPNFNEVSPEERIPLFIAKVDQCNTMFDFNDPSFDIQGKEIKRSTLDELIEFLVTNRFTYTSEMYAHVVNMFKVNLFRPIPPPVNPVGDIYDPDEDEPVNELAWPHMQAVYEFFLRFVESPDFNHQIAKQYIDQDFILKLLELFDSEDIRERDCLKTTLHRIYGKFLSLRSFIRRSMNNIFLQFIYETEKFNGVAELLEILGSIINGFALPLKEEHKVFLVRILIPLHKVRCLSLYHPQLAYCIVQFLEKDPLLTEEVVMGLLRYWPKINSTKEIMFLNEIEDIFEVIEPLEFIKVEVPLFVQLAKCISSPHFQVAEKVLSYWNNEYFLNLCIENAEVILPIIFPALYELTSQLELDTANGEDSISDPYMLVEQAINSGSWNRAIHAMAFKALKIFLETNPVLYENCNALYLSSAKETQQRKIQREENWNKLEEYVRGLKINNEKDQYAANERMNPELRNDYNKDKENNTLNEENENESDSEIQ; encoded by the coding sequence ATGATGCGTGGTTTTAAACAGAGattgataaagaagacCACTgggtcttcttcttcttcaaacagTAAAAAGAAGGACaaagagaaggaaaaagaaaaagcttCAACCGCAACGTCGGCAACTAAAAAGCCGACTTCAGCTACTTCTTCTACCCACGGTACCACAAGCAGCACGGGATCAAAGACTACGACTGACAAGGGCAAGGTGTCAGGTACGGCTCCTGCGCAGGGAAAGCATCAAGGTAGTTCTACCCCAAAGGCAAAAACAACTGCCACTCCTACTtccagcagcagcagcagcagtaGGAGCTCAAGCGTCAGTCGCTCCGGTTCAACTTccacaaaaaaatcaagttCGAGAAAAGGGCAAGATCAGACCAAACAACCACAGCCTCAGAAGCAAGggccttcttcatcttctacaTCATCTTCTACCACTGTGATAAGTGCTACCCCGGTACTTACTGTCACAAAGGATGATAAAAGGGCGTCCGGTGAAAACCATGCACACCCCACATTATTAGGTGCAGCATCAGCTGTTCCATCTTCTCCAACTACAAGTGCTACAGGAACAGTGGCTTCCCCACACGTGGATAACGGTAATAgcaacatcaacaacaacagtaaTACTAGTAGTAGCAATACTGCAGATGCAAaccattcttcttctcaAAGTATTGACATTCCCAGATCATCACACTCGTTTGAGAGGCTACCAACGCCAACAAAACTAAATCCCGATACGGATTTAGAATTGATCAAGACTCCTCAACGTCACTCTTCATCAAGATTCGAGCCCTCTAGGTACACACCGTTGACGAAACTGCCaaatttcaatgaagtTTCCCCCGAAGAAAGAATTCCCTTGTTTATCGCTAAAGTTGATCAATGCAATACCATGTTTGATTTTAATGATCCTAGTTTCGACATTCAAggtaaagaaataaaaagaagtaCTTTGGATGAACTAATAGAATTTCTTGTGACAAACAGGTTTACCTATACAAGTGAGATGTATGCTCATGTAGTAAACATGTTTAAAGTCAATCTATTTAGACCTATTCCACCGCCAGTAAATCCTGTTGGTGATATTTATGATccagatgaagatgagcCGGTCAATGAATTGGCTTGGCCTCACATGCAGGCAGTTTATGAATTCTTTTTAAGATTTGTGGAAAGTCCTGACTTTAATCATCAAATTGCTAAACAATACATCGACCAAGACTTCATTTTAAAGCTCCTAGAACTATTTGATAGCGAAGACATTAGAGAAAGAGATTGCTTGAAAACAACATTGCACAGGATATACGGGAAGTTCTTGTCACTAAGAAGCTTTATTCGTCGTTCAATGAACAACATCTTCTTACAATTCATTTatgaaactgaaaaattcaatggTGTAGCAGAGCTGTTAGAAATATTGGGTTCAATCATTAATGGGTTTGCTCTACCGCTAAAGGAAGAGCACAAGGTTTTCCTGGTGAGAATATTGATTCCATTACACAAGGTCCGTTGTTTATCGTTATACCACCCACAATTGGCTTACTGTATCGTACAATTCCTCGAAAAAGATCCTTTATTAACTGAAGAAGTGGTTATGGGCTTATTGCGTTATTGGCCAAAAATCAACTctacaaaagaaattatgtttttgaatgaaattgaagatatATTTGAAGTAATCGAACCATTGGAATTTATAAAGGTTGAAGTCCCACTGTTTGTTCAATTGGCTAAGTGTATTTCATCTCCACATTTCCAAGTGGCAGAAAAAGTTTTAAGTTACTGGAATAATGAATACTTCTTAAATTTATGTATTGAAAATGCCGAAGTTATTCTGCCCATAATATTTCCTGCATTATATGAACTGACATCTCAGTTAGAGTTAGATACAGCAAACGGTGAAGATAGCATTTCAGATCCTTATATGCTTGTTGAACAGGCTATTAATTCAGGCTCGTGGAATAGAGCAATTCATGCAATGGCATTCAAAGCTctaaagatttttttggaaacaaaTCCAGTATTATACGAAAACTGTAATGCATTGTACTTATCAAGTGCGAAAGAAACTCAACAACGTAAAATCCAACGTGAAGAAAACTGGAACAAGCTTGAAGAATATGTAAGGGGCTTAAAAATtaacaatgaaaaggaCCAGTATGCAGCCAATGAGAGAATGAATCCAGAACTAAGAAATGACTACaataaagacaaagaaaataacacATTAAATGAAGAgaatgaaaacgaaagtGACAGCGAAATACAGTAA